A single genomic interval of Actinomycetota bacterium harbors:
- a CDS encoding molybdopterin cofactor-binding domain-containing protein has protein sequence MATDLYTKFIGERVLRKEDPKLLTGQGRYLDDLTLPGMVWMSVVRSPLAHARINSVDLSAAKGMPGVVGAFSGEDLAGEWTGPLPCVWPVTEDIKMSEHFPVTKDKARYLGDAVAVVVAETRVQAEDAAEAVVVDYEALPAVTDLEAAIAEGAPLVHENLGTNNSFTWVHAGTGDVAAVIAGAPVVVKERYRQPRLIPNAMEPRGALAQCTPITGEYIIWSATQIPHVLRLLLALCVGVPEGKLRVIAPDVGGGFGSKLDIYAEEALCLALSRRLGRPVKWIEGRSENYLATTHGRGQIQDIEIGATEEGKILGIRVSLLTDMGAYFQLLTPGIPMLGAWLYTGCYTAEAFRFEYTGIFTNQTPTDAYRGAGRPEASYAIERAMDALARKVGKDPAEVRRMNLMEPFDVATQSIGGLMFDSGNYQATLDRALELSDYDGLRAEQQRRRDAGDVKQLGIGLSTYIELCGWAPSQVVGSLRYAGGGWDAANVRVLPTGKVVVTTGTSPHGQGHVTSWSQIVADGLGVGLDDVDVLYGDTATAPLGLDTYGSRSLPVGGIAVHLATQKVVDKARRIAAHELEVAEADLEYEHGTFRIKGAPERNRNIGGLAFSAWNAHNLPKGEEPSLEATATYDPPNLTFPSGTHVCVVEVDTETGKAEIVRYVAVDDCGNVVNPMIVDGQLHGGIAQGVAEALYEEAVYDENGILLTNSMMNYAVPSACEIPTVTLDRFVTPSTTNPMGVKGIGEAGTIASPPAVVNAVINALEPLGVTHVDKPCTPERVWRAIQAARNGGGA, from the coding sequence ATGGCCACCGATCTGTACACCAAGTTCATCGGCGAGCGGGTCCTGCGCAAGGAGGACCCCAAGCTGCTCACCGGCCAGGGCCGCTACCTGGACGACCTGACCCTGCCCGGCATGGTCTGGATGTCCGTGGTCCGCAGCCCCCTGGCCCACGCCCGCATCAACTCGGTGGACCTGTCCGCCGCCAAGGGGATGCCCGGCGTGGTCGGCGCCTTCTCGGGCGAGGACCTGGCCGGCGAGTGGACCGGCCCCCTGCCCTGCGTCTGGCCGGTCACCGAGGACATCAAGATGTCCGAGCACTTTCCCGTCACCAAGGACAAGGCCCGGTACCTGGGCGACGCGGTCGCCGTCGTGGTGGCCGAGACCCGGGTGCAGGCCGAGGACGCCGCCGAGGCGGTCGTCGTGGACTACGAGGCCCTGCCCGCGGTCACCGATCTCGAGGCCGCCATCGCCGAGGGCGCCCCGCTGGTGCATGAGAACCTGGGCACCAACAACTCCTTCACCTGGGTGCACGCCGGTACCGGCGACGTCGCCGCAGTGATCGCCGGCGCTCCGGTGGTGGTCAAGGAGCGCTACCGCCAGCCCCGCCTGATCCCCAACGCCATGGAGCCCCGGGGCGCCCTGGCCCAGTGCACCCCGATCACCGGTGAGTACATCATCTGGTCCGCCACCCAGATCCCCCACGTCCTCCGGCTCCTCCTGGCCCTGTGCGTCGGCGTCCCCGAGGGCAAGCTCCGGGTCATCGCCCCCGACGTGGGCGGCGGCTTCGGCTCCAAGCTCGACATCTACGCCGAGGAGGCGCTCTGTCTCGCCCTCTCCCGCCGCCTGGGCCGCCCGGTCAAATGGATCGAGGGCCGCTCGGAGAACTACCTCGCCACCACCCATGGGCGGGGCCAGATCCAGGACATCGAGATCGGTGCCACCGAGGAGGGCAAGATCCTCGGCATCCGGGTCAGCCTGCTGACCGACATGGGCGCCTACTTCCAGCTCCTCACGCCCGGCATCCCCATGCTGGGGGCGTGGCTGTACACCGGCTGCTACACCGCCGAGGCGTTCCGCTTCGAGTACACCGGCATCTTCACCAACCAGACCCCCACCGACGCCTACCGGGGCGCCGGGCGTCCGGAGGCCTCCTACGCGATCGAGCGGGCGATGGACGCCCTGGCCCGCAAGGTGGGCAAGGACCCCGCCGAGGTCCGGCGCATGAACCTCATGGAGCCCTTCGACGTCGCCACCCAGTCCATCGGGGGTCTGATGTTCGACTCCGGCAACTACCAGGCCACCCTGGACCGGGCTCTCGAACTCTCGGACTATGACGGGCTGCGGGCCGAGCAGCAACGCCGCCGGGACGCCGGCGACGTCAAGCAGCTGGGCATCGGCCTCTCCACCTACATCGAGCTGTGCGGCTGGGCCCCCTCCCAGGTGGTCGGGTCCCTGCGCTACGCCGGGGGCGGGTGGGACGCCGCCAACGTCCGGGTGCTGCCCACCGGCAAGGTCGTGGTCACCACCGGCACCTCGCCGCACGGCCAGGGCCACGTGACCTCGTGGTCGCAGATCGTGGCCGACGGCCTGGGTGTCGGCCTGGACGACGTCGATGTTCTCTACGGCGACACCGCCACCGCCCCCCTCGGCCTGGACACCTACGGCAGCCGCAGCCTGCCGGTGGGGGGCATCGCCGTGCACCTGGCCACCCAGAAGGTGGTGGACAAGGCCCGCCGCATCGCCGCCCACGAGTTGGAGGTGGCCGAGGCGGACCTCGAGTACGAGCACGGCACCTTCCGCATCAAAGGGGCGCCCGAGCGCAACCGGAACATCGGGGGCCTGGCCTTCTCGGCCTGGAACGCCCACAACCTCCCCAAGGGGGAGGAGCCCAGCCTGGAGGCCACCGCCACCTACGACCCGCCCAACCTCACCTTCCCCTCCGGGACCCACGTGTGCGTGGTGGAGGTGGACACCGAGACGGGCAAGGCGGAGATCGTGCGCTACGTGGCGGTGGACGACTGCGGCAACGTGGTCAACCCGATGATCGTGGACGGCCAGCTCCACGGGGGCATCGCCCAGGGCGTCGCCGAGGCGCTCTACGAAGAGGCGGTCTACGACGAGAACGGCATCCTGCTGACCAACTCGATGATGAACTACGCCGTCCCCTCGGCGTGCGAGATCCCCACGGTCACCCTGGACCGCTTCGTCACGCCGTCCACCACCAACCCCATGGGGGTGAAGGGCATCGGGGAGGCGGGCACCATCGCCTCGCCGCCCGCCGTGGTGAACGCCGTGATCAACGCCCTGGAACCGCTCGGGGTCACCCACGTCGACAAGCCCTGCACCCCCGAGCGGGTGTGGCGGGCAATCCAGGCTGCGCGAAACGGAGGTGGCGCGTGA
- the rlmB gene encoding 23S rRNA (guanosine(2251)-2'-O)-methyltransferase RlmB: MTAPPPDLVLGRHPVAEALRAGVAVRRLFLAEGMRPSPLLDEVVAAAERARVPVGFESRAALNRRAGAGNHQGVVAEVEPFSYHTLADLLAGPAHRLVLLEGITDPANLGSILRSAEAFGWHGVLIPEHRATGVTPTVRKVAAGAAERVPIVRTNSPAASVRLLQERHEFAVFGLDPAGTASYKEVEFPERVCLVVGAEGPGLSRLVRERCDRLVRIPMHGALASINAAVAAAIVMAEAALQ, encoded by the coding sequence GTGACCGCCCCGCCCCCCGACCTTGTCCTCGGCCGCCACCCGGTGGCCGAGGCCCTCCGGGCCGGCGTCGCCGTCCGCCGCCTCTTCCTGGCCGAGGGCATGCGGCCCTCGCCGCTGCTCGACGAGGTGGTCGCCGCCGCCGAGCGCGCCCGGGTACCGGTCGGCTTCGAGAGCCGGGCGGCCCTGAACCGCCGGGCGGGGGCGGGCAACCACCAGGGCGTCGTGGCGGAGGTCGAGCCCTTCTCCTACCACACCCTCGCCGACCTCCTGGCCGGCCCGGCACACCGGCTCGTCCTCCTGGAGGGCATCACCGACCCCGCCAACCTGGGCTCCATCCTCCGCTCCGCCGAAGCGTTCGGGTGGCATGGGGTGCTCATTCCTGAGCACCGGGCGACCGGGGTCACCCCGACCGTGCGCAAGGTGGCGGCCGGCGCCGCCGAGCGGGTGCCGATCGTGCGGACCAACTCCCCGGCGGCGTCGGTGCGGCTGCTCCAGGAGCGCCACGAGTTCGCCGTCTTCGGCCTAGACCCCGCCGGCACCGCCAGCTACAAGGAGGTGGAGTTCCCCGAGCGGGTGTGCCTTGTGGTGGGAGCCGAGGGCCCGGGCCTGTCCCGCCTGGTCCGCGAGCGCTGCGACCGGCTTGTGCGCATCCCCATGCACGGCGCCCTTGCCAGCATCAACGCCGCCGTGGCCGCGGCCATCGTGATGGCGGAGGCCGCCCTACAATGA
- the radA gene encoding DNA repair protein RadA, with product MAISRAALSCSGCGYRTTRWLGRCPQCGAWEAFVPEAPPVPSPRPASAPQALAAIPGAAHERLATGVEELDRVLGGGLVRGSVVLLAGEPGAGKSTLALQAAAGLEAAGATVLLVCGEESVHQVAARARRLGGIQTTHAFAATDLAEVVAHGQGFDVVVVDSIQTVATPELSGEPGSVTQVRGCTAALARQARDRGSALVLIGHVTKDGSVAGPRALEHLVDAVLTFEGDRDQPLRLLRTSKNRFGGTAELGVFEMTERGLVEVGDASRLFLADRRPGIPGSAVGCVLEGRRPVALEVQCLVLDNPGGHLRRVAHGLERDRLEVTAAILERRAGLSFSRCDVFARIAGGFSAREPAVDLALALALASARLELPVPGDLVAIGEVGLSGEVRAVPDLARRLRECARLGFARAVVGGSVGDGAGAAGSPAGLQVHPVGELREVVALLARPVKDGEPMSGKEGVPVPAPAR from the coding sequence ATGGCGATCTCCCGGGCCGCACTCTCCTGCTCCGGCTGCGGCTACCGCACCACCCGCTGGCTGGGCCGCTGCCCGCAGTGCGGGGCCTGGGAGGCGTTCGTGCCCGAGGCGCCGCCCGTGCCCTCGCCCCGCCCGGCCTCGGCACCGCAGGCCCTGGCCGCCATCCCGGGGGCGGCCCACGAGCGCCTCGCCACCGGGGTCGAGGAGCTGGACCGGGTGCTGGGCGGCGGCCTGGTTCGGGGCTCGGTCGTCCTCCTGGCCGGCGAGCCCGGGGCGGGGAAGTCAACTCTCGCCCTGCAGGCAGCCGCCGGCCTGGAGGCGGCCGGCGCCACGGTCCTCCTGGTCTGTGGCGAGGAGTCGGTCCACCAGGTGGCGGCCCGGGCCCGGCGCCTGGGCGGCATCCAGACCACCCACGCCTTCGCCGCCACTGACCTCGCCGAGGTCGTCGCCCATGGCCAGGGCTTCGATGTGGTGGTGGTTGACTCCATCCAGACCGTCGCCACCCCCGAGCTGAGCGGCGAGCCCGGCTCCGTCACCCAGGTGCGGGGCTGCACCGCGGCCCTCGCCCGCCAGGCCCGGGACCGGGGGAGCGCGCTGGTGCTCATCGGCCACGTCACCAAGGACGGCTCGGTGGCCGGCCCCCGGGCGCTCGAGCACCTGGTGGACGCCGTCCTCACCTTCGAAGGTGACCGGGACCAGCCGCTCCGCCTCCTGCGCACCAGCAAGAACCGCTTCGGCGGTACCGCCGAGCTGGGGGTCTTCGAGATGACGGAGCGGGGGCTGGTCGAGGTGGGCGACGCTTCCCGCCTGTTCCTCGCCGACCGGCGCCCAGGCATCCCCGGATCGGCGGTGGGCTGCGTGCTGGAGGGCCGGCGGCCGGTGGCGCTCGAGGTCCAGTGCCTGGTGCTCGACAATCCAGGCGGCCACCTGCGCCGGGTGGCCCACGGGTTGGAGCGCGACCGTCTGGAGGTCACCGCCGCCATCCTGGAGCGCCGGGCCGGGCTGAGCTTCAGCCGGTGCGACGTCTTCGCCCGGATCGCGGGCGGCTTCAGCGCCCGGGAGCCGGCGGTGGACCTGGCTCTCGCCCTGGCGCTGGCCAGCGCCCGTTTGGAGCTGCCGGTGCCCGGGGACCTGGTGGCCATCGGTGAGGTGGGCCTGTCGGGGGAGGTGAGGGCGGTGCCCGACCTCGCCCGGCGGCTGCGGGAGTGCGCCCGGCTCGGCTTTGCCCGGGCAGTGGTCGGGGGCTCGGTGGGTGACGGCGCGGGGGCCGCGGGGTCCCCTGCCGGCCTCCAGGTGCACCCGGTGGGCGAGCTCCGCGAGGTCGTGGCGCTGCTCGCCCGGCCGGTGAAAGACGGTGAACCGATGTCCGGAAAAGAAGGAGTGCCGGTGCCAGCGCCGGCCCGATGA
- a CDS encoding (2Fe-2S)-binding protein codes for MGSRQITVSVNGVSHTREVEPRTLLVYFLRDTLGLLGTKIGCDTSSCGSCTVLMDGESVKSCTLLAVQADGTQLTTIEGLSTNGKLHPLQEAFRANHGLQCGYCTAGMVMAAAGYLATKDEVPDEESIRHALEGNLCRCTGYQNIVKAIAEAAPQLVGVPAAVGGAS; via the coding sequence TTGGGCAGCAGACAGATCACGGTCAGCGTCAACGGCGTCAGCCATACCCGGGAGGTCGAGCCCCGGACGCTGCTCGTCTACTTCCTCCGGGACACCCTCGGGTTGCTCGGCACGAAGATCGGCTGCGACACCTCATCCTGCGGGTCCTGCACCGTCCTCATGGACGGCGAGTCGGTGAAGTCCTGCACCCTGCTGGCGGTCCAGGCCGACGGCACCCAGCTCACCACCATCGAGGGCCTCTCCACCAACGGCAAGCTCCACCCGCTCCAGGAGGCCTTCCGCGCCAACCATGGCCTGCAGTGCGGCTACTGCACCGCCGGGATGGTCATGGCGGCGGCCGGGTACCTCGCCACCAAGGACGAGGTGCCCGACGAGGAGTCCATCCGCCACGCCCTCGAGGGCAACCTGTGCCGGTGCACCGGCTACCAGAACATCGTGAAGGCGATTGCCGAGGCCGCTCCCCAGCTGGTCGGCGTCCCGGCCGCGGTGGGAGGTGCGTCGTAA
- a CDS encoding xanthine dehydrogenase family protein subunit M, giving the protein MIPAPFEYEVASSVENAIELLAAGGEGAKLLAGGHSLIPLMKLRFARPTLLIDIARVGSLSYIRDGGDHIAVGACTRHGDVHRDELLAEANPMLAYVAGLIGDPQVRHKGTIGGSVAHGDPASDLPAALVALDATLVAQGPGGTRTIGAGDFFAGIFTTALSPDEILTEVRVPRLDASTGWSYIKFNRRAQDWAIVSAAAVVHRSNGAAESARVALGNMGTAPVRATGTEEAITGAGRDAIAAAAARAAEGTNPPADTNAGPDYRRHLAQVLTGRALQGAFGS; this is encoded by the coding sequence GTGATCCCCGCACCGTTCGAGTACGAGGTCGCCAGCTCGGTGGAGAACGCCATCGAGCTCCTCGCCGCCGGGGGTGAGGGGGCCAAGCTCCTCGCCGGCGGCCACTCGCTGATCCCGCTCATGAAGCTGCGCTTCGCCCGGCCGACCCTGCTCATCGATATCGCCCGGGTGGGCAGCCTCTCTTACATCCGCGACGGCGGCGACCACATCGCGGTCGGGGCCTGCACCCGGCACGGCGACGTCCACCGCGACGAGCTGCTGGCGGAGGCCAACCCGATGCTGGCCTACGTCGCCGGGCTGATCGGCGACCCGCAGGTGCGCCATAAGGGCACGATCGGCGGCTCCGTCGCCCACGGCGACCCCGCCTCTGACCTGCCCGCCGCTCTCGTCGCCCTGGATGCCACCCTGGTGGCCCAGGGGCCGGGCGGCACCCGTACCATCGGTGCCGGGGACTTCTTCGCCGGCATCTTCACCACCGCACTCAGCCCCGACGAGATCCTGACCGAGGTCCGCGTGCCCCGGCTGGACGCCTCGACGGGCTGGTCGTACATCAAGTTCAACCGCCGGGCGCAGGACTGGGCCATCGTCTCGGCCGCCGCCGTCGTGCACCGCTCCAACGGCGCGGCGGAGAGCGCCCGGGTGGCGCTCGGCAACATGGGCACCGCACCGGTGCGGGCCACCGGCACCGAGGAGGCAATCACCGGCGCGGGCCGGGACGCGATCGCGGCGGCCGCCGCCCGGGCGGCAGAAGGCACCAACCCGCCGGCCGACACCAACGCCGGCCCGGACTACCGCCGGCACCTGGCCCAGGTGCTGACCGGCCGCGCCCTGCAAGGAGCATTCGGCTCGTAA
- a CDS encoding CarD family transcriptional regulator — protein MFCVGDKVVYPHHGAAIIKGVEEREVHGQKRQYFVLRLSYGDLTLLVPLDNTEEVGIRGVIGRDELEKVFKVLRSKECRMPTNWSRRFKTHVEKLRSGDIYQVAEVVRNLARRDKEKGLSAGEKRMLAKARQILLSEITFAADVDELEAGKLLDGVLA, from the coding sequence TTGTTTTGCGTAGGTGACAAGGTTGTCTACCCGCACCACGGCGCAGCGATCATCAAAGGCGTCGAAGAACGAGAAGTCCATGGCCAGAAGCGTCAGTACTTCGTTCTCCGCCTCTCCTACGGCGACCTCACCCTGCTCGTCCCGCTGGACAACACCGAAGAAGTCGGCATCCGCGGGGTCATCGGTCGGGACGAGCTCGAGAAGGTCTTCAAGGTGCTCCGCTCCAAGGAGTGCCGGATGCCCACCAACTGGAGCCGCCGTTTCAAGACTCACGTCGAGAAGCTCCGCTCCGGGGACATCTACCAGGTGGCAGAGGTGGTCCGGAACCTTGCCCGGCGGGACAAGGAGAAGGGTCTGTCGGCGGGCGAGAAGCGCATGCTGGCCAAGGCTCGCCAGATCCTGCTCTCCGAGATCACCTTCGCAGCCGATGTCGACGAGCTGGAGGCGGGGAAGCTGCTCGACGGCGTCCTCGCCTGA
- the ispD gene encoding 2-C-methyl-D-erythritol 4-phosphate cytidylyltransferase, translating into MSPVTAIVLAAGHSARLPGDVPKPFLAVRGRPMLGYSLAAFAAAPSVSAIVVAVPEDRLVSVPATAPKVVAVVAGGPSRQESLACALAQVPEDATVIAVHDAARPLVSPEVIEAVLAAVGNGTDGAVTAVPLDDAIKAVDDARTVVGPRSRAGLWRAQTPQAFRRSCLEDALRRALADGVLCDDCSEMATRIGYAVRVVPGDPRNIKVTRPADLALCEALLTAQG; encoded by the coding sequence GTGAGCCCGGTCACGGCCATTGTCCTCGCGGCCGGGCACAGCGCCCGGCTGCCTGGTGACGTCCCCAAGCCGTTCCTCGCGGTCCGCGGCCGGCCGATGCTGGGCTACAGCCTCGCCGCGTTCGCTGCGGCCCCCTCGGTGAGCGCCATCGTGGTGGCAGTCCCCGAGGACCGCCTCGTCTCCGTGCCCGCCACCGCACCCAAGGTGGTGGCCGTGGTGGCCGGGGGCCCCAGCCGGCAGGAGTCCCTGGCGTGCGCGCTCGCCCAGGTGCCGGAGGACGCCACGGTCATCGCGGTGCATGACGCCGCCCGGCCACTGGTCAGCCCGGAGGTGATCGAGGCCGTGCTGGCCGCCGTGGGGAACGGCACCGACGGCGCGGTCACCGCAGTCCCCCTCGATGACGCCATCAAAGCGGTGGACGACGCCCGCACCGTGGTGGGCCCCCGCAGCCGCGCCGGCCTCTGGCGGGCGCAGACGCCGCAGGCCTTCCGGCGGTCCTGCCTCGAGGACGCGCTCCGGCGGGCCCTCGCCGACGGTGTCCTGTGCGACGACTGCTCGGAGATGGCCACCCGCATCGGGTACGCCGTGCGCGTCGTGCCCGGCGACCCCCGCAACATCAAGGTGACCCGCCCCGCCGACCTCGCCCTGTGCGAGGCGCTCCTGACCGCCCAGGGCTAG
- the ispF gene encoding 2-C-methyl-D-erythritol 2,4-cyclodiphosphate synthase — MRVGTGLDVHPFVPEGPARDGRALVLGGVSIEGAPPLQGWSDADVVAHAVADALLGAAHLGDLGTHFPPSKVPRGGSSLDLLAEVGRLIRDAGWRIGNVDCVVVAQAVRISPYRERMEQLLSGALAAPGAVSVKATTTDRLGFLGRGEGIAATAVALLEPAVP, encoded by the coding sequence GTGCGGGTCGGCACCGGCCTCGACGTCCACCCCTTCGTGCCCGAGGGGCCCGCCAGGGACGGCCGGGCGCTGGTGCTCGGCGGGGTGTCGATCGAGGGAGCACCGCCGCTGCAGGGCTGGTCGGATGCCGACGTCGTCGCCCACGCCGTGGCTGACGCCCTGCTGGGCGCCGCCCACCTCGGGGACCTGGGCACCCACTTCCCGCCCTCGAAGGTCCCTCGGGGAGGCTCCAGCCTCGACCTGCTGGCCGAGGTCGGCCGGCTGATCCGGGACGCCGGCTGGCGGATCGGCAACGTGGACTGCGTCGTTGTCGCCCAGGCCGTGCGCATCAGCCCGTACCGGGAGCGGATGGAGCAGCTCCTGTCCGGTGCCCTGGCGGCCCCGGGCGCGGTCAGCGTCAAGGCCACCACCACTGACCGTCTCGGCTTCCTGGGGCGCGGCGAGGGGATCGCCGCCACGGCGGTGGCCCTGCTCGAGCCGGCTGTGCCGTGA